A single Paraburkholderia sp. D15 DNA region contains:
- the cysS gene encoding cysteine--tRNA ligase, which produces MPLALYDAWSRTLRPFTPLQPDHVGMYCCGPTVYDHAHLGNLRTYVFEDVLRRALAANGYTVRHVVNITDVGHLVSDADEGEDKMEKGSRRTGESAWAIAERYTAAFQQDWRALNLLEPTVWCRATDHIAQQIDFIAELERNGYTYRTADGLYFDTGRQDDYGYLARLDVSGLQAGIRVAVGDKRRATDFALWKFSPPGSTRQMEWDSPWGVGFPGWHIECSAMSAQYLGPWFDIHCGGEDHIAVHHSNEIAQTQARHGTRLANFWLHGHFLMLDAGKMAKSGGDFVRLQTVIERGVDPLAYRYLCLSAHYRSSLRFNWDALHAAQAALTRLRSAYVKWPVGGEADAAALTRFNAEVDQDLNLPRALAVLWDVVRSDLPPAVRRATVDRFDAVLGLRLAHWREDAVTIPPSIALLAERRLAARVAKDWSEADRLRGQLNTAGWQVEDGAGGQVLRPLD; this is translated from the coding sequence ATGCCGCTCGCTCTCTACGACGCCTGGTCGCGCACGCTACGCCCGTTCACGCCGCTTCAACCCGATCATGTCGGCATGTACTGCTGCGGCCCGACCGTGTACGACCACGCGCATCTCGGCAATCTGCGGACCTACGTGTTCGAGGATGTGCTGCGGCGCGCGCTGGCGGCGAACGGCTATACCGTGCGCCACGTGGTCAACATCACCGACGTCGGCCACCTCGTTTCCGATGCCGACGAGGGCGAGGACAAGATGGAGAAGGGCAGTCGCCGCACCGGCGAATCGGCATGGGCCATCGCCGAACGCTATACCGCGGCGTTCCAGCAGGACTGGCGCGCGCTGAACCTGCTGGAGCCGACGGTCTGGTGCCGCGCGACCGATCACATCGCGCAGCAGATCGACTTCATCGCCGAACTCGAACGCAACGGATACACGTATCGCACCGCCGACGGTCTCTACTTCGATACCGGCCGACAGGACGACTACGGCTACCTCGCGCGCCTCGATGTTTCGGGCCTGCAGGCCGGCATACGAGTCGCCGTCGGCGACAAGCGGCGCGCGACGGACTTCGCGTTGTGGAAGTTCAGCCCACCCGGCAGCACCCGGCAGATGGAGTGGGACAGTCCCTGGGGCGTGGGTTTTCCGGGCTGGCATATCGAGTGCTCGGCGATGTCCGCGCAATACCTCGGCCCGTGGTTCGACATTCATTGCGGCGGCGAGGACCATATCGCCGTGCATCACAGCAATGAAATCGCGCAGACCCAGGCGCGCCACGGCACGCGGCTCGCCAATTTCTGGCTGCATGGTCATTTCCTGATGCTCGACGCGGGCAAGATGGCGAAGTCGGGCGGCGACTTCGTGCGCCTGCAGACGGTGATCGAACGAGGCGTCGATCCGCTGGCGTATCGCTACCTGTGCCTGAGCGCGCATTACCGCAGCAGCCTGCGCTTTAACTGGGATGCGCTCCACGCTGCGCAAGCCGCGTTGACGCGCTTGCGCAGCGCGTACGTTAAATGGCCGGTGGGCGGCGAAGCGGATGCGGCCGCGCTGACTCGTTTCAACGCGGAAGTCGATCAGGATCTGAACTTGCCGCGTGCGCTCGCGGTACTGTGGGACGTGGTGCGCAGCGACCTGCCGCCGGCCGTGCGCCGCGCGACAGTGGACCGTTTCGACGCGGTGCTGGGACTGCGGCTCGCGCACTGGCGGGAAGACGCGGTGACGATTCCACCGTCGATCGCGCTGCTTGCCGAACGACGCCTGGCCGCGCGCGTCGCGAAAGACTGGAGCGAGGCCGACCGCTTGCGCGGGCAATTGAACACGGCGGGCTGGCAAGTGGAAGACGGCGCGGGCGGGCAGGTGTTGCGTCCGCTCGATTGA
- a CDS encoding ABC transporter ATP-binding protein, with the protein MLPRDEEVVPALECRGLSKTYGAGRIVLAQLDFVLRRGEFVAIMGDSGVGKSTLLNLIAGLDHADGGEVVIDGHPIARLDDNAATRLRRRKLGFVFQAFHVLPHLTLAQNVALPLLLNDMPASAALDMLAAVGLGGRGDDFPRQLSGGELQRVAIARALVHRPTLILADEPTGNLDPDTAHEVLGLFRAQSKATGAATIMVTHSEAAAAVADRVLILGDGGLHASVLRRAASGSPAPSTLSTDHANAHADSNAAPFQTRSAADDR; encoded by the coding sequence ATGCTCCCTCGCGACGAAGAGGTCGTTCCCGCGCTCGAATGCCGCGGCCTCAGCAAGACCTATGGCGCGGGCCGTATCGTCCTCGCGCAACTCGACTTCGTGCTTAGGCGCGGCGAGTTCGTCGCGATCATGGGCGATTCCGGCGTCGGCAAATCGACCCTGCTCAATCTGATTGCGGGCCTCGATCACGCGGATGGCGGCGAGGTCGTGATCGACGGCCATCCGATCGCCCGTCTCGACGACAACGCCGCGACCCGTCTGCGCCGCCGCAAACTCGGCTTCGTGTTTCAGGCGTTTCACGTGCTGCCGCATCTGACGCTCGCGCAGAACGTCGCGCTGCCGCTGCTGCTCAACGACATGCCGGCGAGCGCCGCGCTCGACATGCTCGCGGCGGTCGGCCTCGGCGGCCGTGGCGACGATTTTCCGCGGCAACTGTCGGGCGGCGAGTTGCAGCGCGTAGCGATCGCGAGGGCGCTCGTGCACCGGCCGACACTCATTCTCGCCGACGAACCCACCGGCAATCTCGACCCCGACACCGCGCACGAAGTGCTGGGTCTGTTTCGCGCGCAGAGCAAGGCGACCGGCGCGGCCACGATCATGGTCACGCACTCGGAGGCCGCGGCGGCGGTGGCGGATCGCGTGCTGATTCTGGGGGATGGCGGATTGCATGCGTCGGTTTTGCGGAGGGCGGCATCGGGCTCCCCGGCGCCCTCCACACTCTCCACCGACCACGCAAACGCGCACGCCGATAGCAACGCCGCGCCCTTCCAGACACGTTCCGCCGCCGATGATCGCTGA
- a CDS encoding carboxymuconolactone decarboxylase family protein, which translates to MSQQKAVEYAAASPEVKAVYDDIKQTRQVEDVNNFWKFIAQHPPTLARTWDSLKDVMAPGALDPLIKELLYVAVSVTNNCGYCVASHTAAARRAGMTDEMFGELLAVVGMANETNRLAVDYRVPIDPAFE; encoded by the coding sequence ATGAGCCAGCAGAAAGCCGTCGAATACGCCGCCGCCTCGCCGGAAGTCAAAGCCGTCTACGACGACATCAAGCAGACCCGTCAGGTCGAGGACGTCAACAACTTCTGGAAGTTCATCGCCCAGCATCCGCCGACGCTCGCGCGCACCTGGGATAGCCTGAAGGACGTGATGGCGCCGGGCGCGCTCGATCCGCTGATCAAGGAGTTGCTGTACGTCGCGGTCAGTGTGACGAACAACTGCGGCTACTGCGTGGCCAGCCACACGGCCGCCGCGCGCCGCGCCGGCATGACCGACGAGATGTTCGGCGAACTGCTGGCGGTGGTCGGCATGGCGAACGAGACCAACCGGCTCGCGGTCGACTATCGCGTGCCGATCGATCCGGCGTTCGAATAG
- the cyoC gene encoding cytochrome o ubiquinol oxidase subunit III yields MSTNTIDAGAHHHDADHVPSHSVFGFWLYLMTDCIIFAALFAVFAVMSHQFAGGPSGKDLFEIPGVALETTMLLLSSITYGFAMLGAYRKRKGVLLFWLGVTFLLGLSFLVLELREFSHLIAEGAGPSRSAFLSSFFTLVGTHGLHVTCGLIWMVVLAVQVMTHRDLTERDMIRLTCLSLFWHFLDVVWIGVFTFVYLASVI; encoded by the coding sequence ATGTCGACCAATACTATTGACGCGGGTGCGCATCATCACGATGCGGACCACGTGCCGTCGCATTCGGTGTTCGGGTTCTGGCTGTACCTGATGACCGACTGCATCATCTTCGCGGCGCTGTTCGCGGTGTTCGCGGTGATGAGCCACCAGTTCGCGGGTGGTCCGTCGGGCAAGGATCTGTTCGAGATTCCGGGCGTCGCGCTCGAAACCACAATGCTGCTGCTCAGCAGTATCACCTACGGTTTCGCGATGCTGGGCGCGTACAGGAAGCGCAAGGGCGTGCTGCTTTTCTGGCTCGGCGTGACGTTCCTGCTGGGCCTGTCGTTCCTCGTGCTGGAACTGCGCGAGTTCTCGCACCTGATCGCCGAAGGCGCGGGTCCGAGCCGCAGCGCGTTCCTGTCGTCGTTCTTCACGCTGGTCGGCACGCACGGTCTGCACGTGACCTGCGGCCTGATCTGGATGGTGGTGCTCGCCGTGCAGGTGATGACGCACCGCGATCTGACCGAGCGCGACATGATCCGTCTGACGTGCCTGAGCCTTTTCTGGCACTTTCTGGACGTCGTGTGGATCGGCGTCTTCACCTTTGTCTATCTTGCGAGCGTGATCTAA
- a CDS encoding beta-propeller fold lactonase family protein translates to MSHSREMGVPDMFRRLAGVSLCAVLAMAGCGGGSGSQGAAPPNPPPPTFTVSGTVTGLAAGAQLTLNDNGGDPLIVSANGGFTFATPLPLDGSYAVTIGAQPAGQTCTVSNGAGTQATANVTTVAISCIIGPAFAYVVNVLNDDVSQYAIGANGVLAPMSVPTVRSGDQPTSIAVDPSGRFAYVPNEYDSTVSQYTIGANGGLTAMSPSTVSTPATYPFGITTDPSGRFAYVTYQGGGEILQYSVGADGALTAVSSPPAMAAPSVARLAIDHSGRFAYGVGPASVVAQFTIGSDGVPTAMSPPSVAAGNQPQSIALDPSDRFVYVTNRLDNTVSQYTIGADGALTAMSPSTVSTGIAPTFVAVDPTGRFVYVTNSSSGVSTISQYTIGVSGALTPMSTPTVTTGDGPTFVAFDPSGRFAYVVNSNVNTISQYAIGVDGALTALSVATVQTGTTPVSMAIFSR, encoded by the coding sequence ATGTCGCATAGTCGAGAAATGGGTGTGCCGGATATGTTCCGGCGTCTGGCTGGCGTTTCGCTGTGCGCCGTGCTTGCGATGGCGGGCTGCGGTGGGGGATCGGGTTCCCAGGGCGCGGCACCGCCCAATCCGCCGCCCCCGACCTTCACGGTCAGCGGCACCGTAACGGGCCTGGCCGCCGGGGCCCAGCTCACGCTGAACGACAACGGCGGTGATCCGCTGATCGTGAGTGCGAATGGCGGATTCACTTTCGCCACCCCGCTGCCGCTCGACGGCAGCTACGCTGTCACCATTGGCGCTCAGCCCGCGGGTCAGACCTGCACGGTGTCGAACGGCGCCGGCACTCAAGCGACAGCCAATGTCACCACTGTCGCGATCAGTTGCATCATCGGGCCTGCATTCGCCTATGTGGTCAACGTACTGAACGACGACGTTTCGCAGTACGCCATCGGCGCTAACGGGGTGCTCGCCCCGATGAGCGTCCCGACTGTGCGTTCGGGCGATCAACCCACGTCCATCGCCGTCGATCCTTCGGGTCGCTTCGCCTATGTGCCGAACGAATACGACAGCACGGTTTCGCAGTACACGATTGGCGCGAACGGAGGACTCACGGCCATGAGTCCGTCGACCGTATCGACTCCAGCAACCTATCCTTTCGGCATCACGACCGATCCTTCAGGTCGCTTCGCTTACGTGACGTACCAAGGTGGCGGTGAAATTTTGCAGTACAGCGTCGGCGCTGACGGCGCGCTGACGGCGGTGAGCTCGCCGCCCGCGATGGCGGCGCCCTCGGTGGCCCGCCTCGCTATCGATCATTCGGGCCGCTTCGCGTATGGGGTCGGGCCGGCCAGCGTGGTCGCGCAGTTCACGATTGGCTCCGATGGTGTGCCCACGGCCATGAGTCCGCCGAGCGTAGCGGCGGGAAACCAGCCGCAATCCATCGCTCTCGATCCGTCGGACCGCTTCGTCTATGTGACAAACCGGCTCGACAACACGGTTTCGCAGTACACGATCGGTGCTGACGGCGCGCTGACGGCCATGAGTCCGTCGACCGTATCGACCGGAATCGCTCCGACCTTCGTCGCGGTCGATCCGACAGGGCGCTTTGTCTACGTAACAAACTCGAGTTCTGGCGTCAGTACGATTTCGCAGTACACGATCGGCGTCAGCGGTGCGCTGACGCCCATGAGTACGCCGACCGTGACAACCGGCGACGGTCCGACATTTGTCGCGTTTGATCCCTCGGGTCGCTTCGCCTATGTGGTGAACAGTAACGTCAACACGATTTCGCAGTACGCGATTGGTGTCGATGGCGCGCTCACGGCGCTGAGTGTCGCGACCGTGCAGACGGGAACGACGCCTGTGTCCATGGCGATATTCAGCCGGTAG
- the cyoB gene encoding cytochrome o ubiquinol oxidase subunit I encodes MFGKLSLDSIPYHEPIIMVTAVMIALGGATLLGLITYFGKWRYLWTEWLTSVDHKKLGVMYIVVALIMLFRGFADAVMMRLQQALAYANPGYLPPHHYDQVFTAHGVIMIFFMAMAFMIGLMNIIVPLQIGARDVAFPFINSLSFWMTAVSAILINISLVIGEFAQTGWLAYPPLSELQFSPSVGVDYYLWSLQLSGIGTLLTGVNFFATIVKMRAPGMTFMKMPVFTWTALCTNVLIMASFPILTVTLALLGLDRYLGMHFFTNDGGGNAMMYLNLIWAWGHPEVYILILPAFGIFSEVVATFAKKPLFGYKTMVWATCAIMVLSFLVWLHHFFTMGSGADVNAFFGIATMVIAIPTGVKVFNWLFTIYKGRLQFTPPILWTIGFMITFTIGGMTGVMMAIPGADFVLHNSLFLIAHFHNVIIGGVLFGYLAGFNYWFPKAFGFKLNEKLGKASFWFWQIGFWVAFTPLYVLGFMGMTRRINHYDNPLWHPWLILAAAGAGLIAIGIACQVLQIIVSIRDRNLPQNRDVTGDPWDGHTLEWAMSSPPPAYNFAIIPTVHKLDAFADMKADKSLQAKPVYRDIHMPSNTSAGVIAALFSLVLGFAAVWHIWWLAIVGLVGSIATVIVYSFQKNEGYYIPAAEVAAIEEKRSGAGAQMALEVD; translated from the coding sequence ATGTTCGGAAAACTTTCTCTAGACTCGATTCCGTATCACGAGCCCATCATCATGGTCACGGCCGTGATGATCGCGCTCGGCGGTGCGACGCTGCTGGGTCTGATCACCTATTTCGGCAAGTGGCGCTATCTGTGGACCGAGTGGCTCACGTCGGTCGACCACAAGAAGCTCGGCGTGATGTACATCGTCGTCGCGCTGATCATGCTGTTCCGCGGCTTCGCGGATGCGGTCATGATGCGTCTGCAACAGGCGCTCGCTTACGCGAACCCCGGCTATCTGCCGCCGCATCACTACGACCAGGTGTTCACGGCGCACGGCGTCATCATGATTTTCTTCATGGCGATGGCGTTCATGATCGGCCTGATGAACATCATCGTGCCGTTGCAGATCGGCGCGCGCGATGTCGCGTTCCCGTTCATCAACTCGCTCTCCTTCTGGATGACCGCGGTCAGCGCGATCCTGATCAACATCTCGCTGGTGATCGGTGAATTCGCGCAAACCGGCTGGCTGGCCTATCCGCCGCTGTCGGAGCTGCAGTTCAGTCCGAGTGTCGGGGTCGACTATTACTTATGGAGTCTGCAGCTTTCCGGTATCGGGACGTTGCTGACCGGGGTGAACTTCTTCGCGACGATCGTGAAGATGCGCGCGCCGGGCATGACGTTCATGAAGATGCCGGTGTTCACGTGGACCGCACTGTGCACGAACGTGCTGATCATGGCGTCGTTCCCGATCCTGACCGTCACGCTCGCGCTGCTGGGTCTGGACCGTTACCTCGGCATGCACTTCTTCACGAATGACGGCGGCGGCAACGCCATGATGTACCTGAACCTGATCTGGGCCTGGGGTCACCCCGAGGTGTACATCCTGATCCTGCCGGCGTTCGGTATTTTCTCGGAAGTCGTGGCGACCTTCGCGAAGAAGCCGCTGTTCGGCTACAAGACGATGGTGTGGGCGACCTGCGCGATCATGGTGCTGTCGTTCCTCGTGTGGCTGCATCACTTCTTCACGATGGGTTCGGGCGCCGACGTCAACGCGTTCTTCGGTATCGCCACGATGGTGATCGCGATCCCGACCGGCGTGAAGGTGTTCAACTGGCTGTTCACGATCTACAAGGGCCGTCTGCAATTCACGCCGCCGATCCTGTGGACCATCGGCTTCATGATCACCTTCACCATCGGCGGCATGACCGGCGTGATGATGGCGATCCCGGGCGCGGACTTCGTGCTGCACAACAGCCTGTTCCTGATCGCTCACTTCCACAACGTGATTATCGGTGGCGTGCTGTTCGGCTATCTGGCCGGCTTCAACTACTGGTTCCCGAAGGCGTTCGGCTTCAAGCTGAACGAGAAGCTGGGCAAGGCATCGTTCTGGTTCTGGCAGATCGGTTTCTGGGTGGCGTTCACGCCGCTGTACGTGCTCGGCTTCATGGGCATGACGCGCCGTATCAACCACTACGACAACCCGCTGTGGCACCCGTGGCTGATTCTGGCCGCTGCCGGCGCAGGTTTGATCGCGATCGGTATCGCGTGCCAGGTGCTGCAGATCATCGTCAGTATCCGCGACCGCAATCTGCCGCAGAACCGCGACGTCACCGGCGATCCGTGGGATGGCCATACGCTGGAGTGGGCGATGAGCTCGCCGCCGCCGGCCTATAACTTCGCGATCATTCCGACGGTGCACAAGCTGGACGCATTCGCGGACATGAAGGCGGACAAGAGCCTGCAAGCCAAACCGGTGTACCGCGACATTCACATGCCGTCGAACACGTCGGCTGGTGTGATCGCCGCGCTGTTCTCGCTGGTGCTCGGTTTCGCCGCGGTCTGGCATATCTGGTGGCTGGCGATCGTCGGTCTGGTCGGCTCGATCGCGACCGTGATCGTCTACAGCTTCCAGAAGAACGAAGGCTATTACATTCCGGCGGCCGAAGTCGCCGCGATCGAAGAGAAGCGCTCGGGCGCAGGCGCCCAGATGGCGTTGGAGGTGGATTGA
- a CDS encoding NADH-quinone oxidoreductase subunit M: MPLPLLSLLIWIPIVAGLVVLRAGSDAARSRTRWLALSGAVAGFLPVIPLVANFRNDVTSMQFVENVQWSPTFDIAWHVGVDGISLWLVALTALTTIIIVIASWESITQRTAQYFGAFLMLSGFMQGVFTSLDGMLFFISFEATLIPLYLLIGTWGHSNRSYAAIKFFFVSFLGSLMMLMSMLYLYSQTHSFDLAVWRETHLGTWPQVLIFLGFLAAFGVKVPMWPLHTWLPDVHLDGPTGAAVMIGMLKLGGYGLLRFALPIAPQASHFFAPMMITLSLIAVIYSSLLALVQTDMRRLLAYSTVAHMGLVTLGLFVFNRIGQAGAIVQMLSYGIVSGAMLLCTGMLYDRTKTASIAEYGGVANTMPRFAAFVMLFSMANIGLPGTSGFVGEFMVLMGAIRFNFWIGAMAATTLILSAAYTLWMYKRVIFGAIANARVAKLKDLGNREFLLLGAMALLVLAIGLNPKPFTDAIDPSVGTLLAQSERSVHPSDSAPEGGERLQAAAPAPVATTVRSPG; this comes from the coding sequence ATGCCATTGCCTCTTCTTAGCCTACTAATCTGGATCCCTATTGTCGCTGGCCTCGTGGTTTTGCGGGCCGGATCCGACGCGGCACGTAGTCGCACCCGCTGGCTCGCGCTGAGCGGCGCGGTCGCGGGGTTCCTGCCGGTGATCCCGCTGGTCGCGAATTTCCGCAACGACGTGACGTCGATGCAGTTCGTCGAGAACGTGCAGTGGTCGCCGACCTTCGATATCGCATGGCATGTGGGCGTGGATGGCATTTCGCTGTGGCTCGTCGCGCTGACCGCGCTGACGACGATCATCATCGTGATCGCGTCGTGGGAGTCGATCACCCAGCGCACCGCGCAGTACTTCGGCGCGTTCCTGATGCTGTCGGGTTTCATGCAGGGCGTGTTCACGTCGCTCGACGGCATGCTGTTCTTCATCTCGTTCGAAGCGACGCTGATTCCGCTCTATCTGCTGATCGGCACGTGGGGTCATTCGAACCGCTCGTACGCGGCGATCAAGTTCTTCTTCGTGTCGTTCCTCGGCTCGCTGATGATGCTGATGTCGATGCTCTATCTATATAGCCAGACGCACAGCTTCGATCTCGCCGTGTGGCGCGAGACGCATCTCGGCACGTGGCCGCAGGTGCTGATTTTCCTGGGCTTCCTCGCCGCGTTCGGCGTGAAGGTGCCGATGTGGCCGCTGCACACGTGGCTGCCGGACGTTCACCTGGACGGGCCGACCGGCGCCGCCGTGATGATCGGCATGCTGAAGCTCGGCGGCTATGGTCTGCTGCGTTTCGCGCTGCCGATCGCACCGCAGGCCAGCCATTTCTTCGCGCCGATGATGATCACGCTGTCGCTCATCGCGGTCATCTATTCGAGCCTGCTCGCGCTCGTGCAAACCGACATGCGCCGTCTGCTCGCGTATTCGACGGTCGCGCACATGGGCCTCGTGACGCTCGGCCTGTTCGTCTTCAACCGCATCGGCCAGGCCGGCGCGATCGTGCAGATGCTGTCGTACGGCATCGTGTCGGGCGCGATGCTGCTGTGCACGGGCATGCTCTACGACCGCACCAAAACCGCGTCCATCGCCGAGTACGGCGGGGTGGCCAACACCATGCCGCGTTTCGCCGCGTTCGTGATGCTGTTCTCGATGGCCAACATCGGCCTGCCGGGCACGTCGGGTTTCGTCGGCGAGTTCATGGTGCTGATGGGCGCGATCCGCTTCAACTTCTGGATCGGCGCGATGGCCGCGACCACGCTGATTCTCAGTGCCGCCTACACGCTGTGGATGTACAAGCGCGTGATCTTCGGCGCGATCGCCAATGCGCGCGTCGCGAAACTGAAGGACCTCGGCAACCGCGAATTCCTGCTGCTCGGCGCGATGGCGCTGCTGGTGCTGGCGATCGGCCTGAACCCGAAGCCGTTCACCGACGCGATCGATCCGTCGGTCGGCACGTTGCTGGCGCAGTCGGAACGCTCGGTGCATCCGTCGGACTCCGCGCCGGAAGGTGGCGAGCGTCTGCAGGCCGCGGCGCCGGCGCCGGTTGCCACGACGGTTCGTTCGCCGGGTTAG
- the cyoA gene encoding ubiquinol oxidase subunit II, which produces MKGKTLRGSISFLSTSLVLLLSGCSNLDILNPKGSVGVAERELIATSTWAMLIVVVPVILLTLLFAWRYRASNKSADYQPGWVHSTGIEIAIWTIPTLIILFLAILTWKTTHELDPYKPLESQVKPINVEVVALDWKWLFIYPDLGIASVNQLAIPVGTPVNFTITSDTVMNSFFIPQLGGQIYAMAGMQTRLHLIADEAGNYAGQSANFSGKGFSDMKFRTIASSPEEFNAWVAKVRASSDNLSMDRYHAVSAPTEKEPVRYFSSVDPKLFHNIIARYNNGNVLDNMQDANCAPKGKG; this is translated from the coding sequence ATGAAAGGAAAGACTCTGCGGGGGTCGATTAGTTTCCTGTCCACGAGCCTCGTGTTGTTGCTCTCGGGTTGCAGCAACCTCGATATTCTGAATCCGAAGGGGAGCGTGGGTGTAGCGGAGCGCGAGCTGATTGCTACCTCCACCTGGGCCATGCTGATCGTGGTCGTGCCGGTGATCCTGCTGACGCTGCTGTTCGCATGGCGCTATCGCGCGTCGAACAAGAGCGCCGACTATCAGCCGGGCTGGGTGCATTCGACCGGTATCGAAATCGCCATCTGGACGATTCCGACGCTGATCATTCTGTTTCTCGCCATCCTGACGTGGAAGACCACGCATGAACTCGATCCGTACAAGCCGCTCGAGTCGCAGGTCAAGCCGATCAACGTCGAAGTCGTCGCGCTCGACTGGAAGTGGCTGTTCATCTATCCGGACCTCGGCATCGCGTCGGTGAACCAGCTGGCGATCCCGGTCGGCACGCCGGTCAACTTCACGATCACGTCGGACACGGTGATGAACTCGTTCTTCATCCCGCAACTCGGCGGCCAGATCTACGCGATGGCGGGTATGCAAACGCGTCTGCACCTGATCGCTGACGAAGCGGGCAACTACGCGGGCCAGTCGGCCAACTTCAGCGGCAAGGGCTTCTCGGACATGAAGTTCCGCACGATCGCCTCGTCGCCGGAAGAGTTCAACGCGTGGGTCGCCAAGGTGCGCGCCTCGTCGGACAACCTGAGCATGGACCGTTACCACGCGGTGTCGGCGCCGACGGAGAAAGAACCGGTGCGTTATTTCTCGTCGGTCGATCCGAAGCTCTTTCACAACATCATTGCCCGATACAACAACGGGAACGTCCTCGACAACATGCAGGACGCTAACTGTGCGCCAAAGGGTAAGGGGTAA
- a CDS encoding peroxiredoxin — MTDTLVIDWSTLPVPQDDGATSHLEGMRLPDIALTSTSGEAVNLAGLAGRVVIYAYPWKKRPQDPLIDGWLATPGAPGCTPQSCAFRDHAQALREAGASYLFGLSTQASAYQREAVERLHLPYPLLSDELLRLTDALRLPTFEAGGMTLIKRLALIVDHGVIAKVFYPVFPPDRNAADVLAWLVAHRDEA, encoded by the coding sequence ATGACGGACACACTCGTAATCGACTGGTCGACCCTGCCGGTACCGCAGGACGACGGCGCAACATCGCATCTGGAGGGCATGCGTCTGCCCGACATCGCCTTGACGTCGACGAGCGGCGAAGCGGTCAACCTCGCCGGGCTGGCGGGGCGCGTGGTGATCTACGCGTATCCATGGAAGAAGCGTCCGCAGGACCCGCTGATCGACGGCTGGCTCGCCACGCCCGGCGCACCGGGTTGCACGCCGCAGTCGTGCGCGTTTCGCGACCATGCTCAGGCACTCCGCGAGGCTGGCGCATCGTATCTGTTCGGCCTCTCCACGCAAGCTTCCGCGTATCAGCGCGAGGCCGTGGAGCGCTTGCATCTGCCGTATCCCTTGCTGTCCGACGAGCTGTTGCGGTTGACCGACGCGCTGCGTCTACCGACCTTCGAAGCCGGCGGCATGACCTTGATCAAACGGCTCGCGCTGATCGTCGATCACGGCGTGATCGCGAAGGTGTTCTATCCGGTGTTCCCGCCCGACCGCAATGCCGCCGACGTGCTCGCGTGGCTCGTCGCGCATAGGGACGAGGCGTGA
- the cyoD gene encoding cytochrome o ubiquinol oxidase subunit IV, whose amino-acid sequence MDHSHSAHSAAGESHGSLGSYATGFILSVILTAAAFGLVLTGMLTGENALLAIAGLAFVQIVVHLVFFLHLNTSSEQRWNVMAFAFTVLTAVIVIGGTLWVMHNVSMHMMSR is encoded by the coding sequence ATGGACCATAGCCACTCCGCACACTCGGCAGCGGGTGAAAGCCACGGCAGCCTCGGCAGCTATGCGACGGGTTTCATTCTGTCCGTCATCCTGACCGCGGCGGCGTTCGGCCTCGTGCTGACCGGCATGCTGACCGGCGAGAACGCGCTGCTGGCGATCGCGGGCCTCGCGTTCGTGCAGATCGTCGTGCACCTGGTGTTCTTCCTGCATCTGAACACGTCGTCGGAACAGCGCTGGAATGTGATGGCGTTTGCCTTCACGGTGCTGACCGCGGTGATCGTGATCGGCGGCACGCTGTGGGTCATGCATAACGTCAGCATGCATATGATGTCGCGCTAA